Proteins from a single region of Sandaracinaceae bacterium:
- a CDS encoding YcbK family protein, with amino-acid sequence MLAEPPPAPTLAETPADSQAVDELPDYSRKAARRLAGDPRTQRFDVTFWNIHTRELLPVPTDGLPGAADLSRFLRCRVTGDQSPMSPAPFAIAANLARREGRPRVHVVSGYRSPKLNAHLRKKGRDVAEASYHMLGSALDFRIPGVPTRRLTTHLEDTHEGGVGRYPHSNFVHVDDGPRRRWRGQ; translated from the coding sequence CTGCTGGCCGAGCCCCCGCCCGCCCCCACGCTCGCGGAGACACCAGCGGACAGCCAGGCCGTGGACGAGCTGCCGGACTACAGCCGCAAGGCCGCGCGTCGGCTGGCAGGCGACCCGCGCACGCAGCGCTTCGACGTCACCTTCTGGAACATCCACACGCGGGAGCTGCTGCCCGTTCCCACCGACGGCCTGCCCGGCGCCGCCGACCTGTCACGCTTTCTGCGTTGCCGGGTGACGGGCGACCAATCGCCGATGAGCCCTGCCCCCTTCGCGATCGCCGCCAATCTGGCCCGTCGGGAGGGCCGCCCGCGGGTGCACGTGGTGAGTGGCTACCGTTCGCCCAAGCTCAACGCGCACCTGCGAAAGAAGGGCCGCGACGTGGCCGAGGCCAGCTACCACATGCTCGGCAGCGCGCTCGATTTTCGCATCCCCGGGGTGCCCACGCGGCGGCTCACCACCCACCTGGAAGACACACACGAAGGTGGCGTGGGCCGCTACCCGCACAGCAACTTCGTGCACGTGGACGACGGGCCGCGCCGCCGCTGGCGCGGGCAGTAG
- a CDS encoding sigma-70 family RNA polymerase sigma factor has translation MSDSDRATLISEHKPLIHAIARRVRAEVGTQVAVEDLEAFGIQGLLEAHSRFDASRGARFGTFAYYRIRGAMLDGVRKMVDAPPKGMLRAKRQQAADDIAESAGLERAADPAGRSPERAAEAMQRTLARLTTSFVASCVDADPDAAPTPDGPLLRRERQTEVRRALQQLPERERTILVAFYFDERSLDDVARELGLSISWASRLHHKGLDRLRELLAV, from the coding sequence ATGAGCGACTCCGACCGCGCCACGCTGATCAGCGAGCACAAGCCTCTCATCCACGCCATCGCGCGCCGAGTCCGCGCCGAGGTGGGGACACAGGTGGCCGTGGAGGACCTCGAGGCGTTCGGCATTCAGGGGCTGCTCGAGGCGCACTCACGCTTCGACGCCAGCCGCGGAGCCCGCTTCGGGACCTTTGCCTACTACCGCATCCGCGGCGCCATGCTGGACGGCGTGCGCAAGATGGTGGACGCGCCGCCCAAGGGCATGCTGCGGGCCAAGCGCCAGCAGGCCGCAGACGACATCGCCGAGAGCGCTGGCCTCGAGCGCGCCGCCGATCCTGCGGGTCGCTCCCCCGAGCGGGCCGCCGAGGCCATGCAGCGGACGCTCGCGCGCCTGACCACGTCGTTCGTGGCCAGCTGTGTGGACGCCGACCCCGACGCTGCGCCCACGCCCGACGGCCCCCTGCTGCGCCGCGAGCGTCAGACCGAGGTGCGGCGCGCACTCCAGCAGCTGCCCGAGCGCGAGCGAACCATCCTGGTGGCGTTCTACTTCGACGAGCGCTCGCTGGACGACGTGGCCCGCGAGCTGGGGCTGAGCATCTCTTGGGCCAGCCGGCTGCACCACAAGGGCTTGGACCGCCTGCGCGAGCTGCTGGCCGTCTGA
- a CDS encoding diguanylate cyclase: protein MLIVGSALAYAGFRYARAAEDGALEARFGRAADARVAAIESTLDSRLLALDALYAYVDSRDAVDQAGLEHFATPLFERVAEVEALAWVPRVAGGDRKHFEESLTAEIGDDVFVRNLSRDGSLRRAPDGDQFYPIASTFPIDPNRDLLGLNIQSDQERSVALLRALSSGTPVATGPLTSLVAEEGDEAGPVLTVFVPIYDAYASRARRPRGAVMGVFRVSDLIHEALRLFADDITVRVYDVTSPTNRRLMWEVGEAEADAPFRRARTLEVAGRTWQVSSDAGPGYLTEGHTGSPWSVLWGGLLASIVLTAYVSIGIHRARLIDNLARDLDKMSREDPLTGIANRRVFDMRLRREWQQGTRTAAPLSLLMIDIDHFKRFNDSLGHQAGDACLQAVAQVLASSAARSTDLPARYGGEEFSVILPVTDEGGAEQVAKTILYRVQRLEVLHPDSSTAPHITVSIGVATLLATADKAESELIKVADRALYRAKKEGRNRVVVAIPSDALDSGS, encoded by the coding sequence GTGCTGATCGTAGGGTCGGCCCTTGCCTATGCGGGCTTCCGCTACGCCCGTGCCGCCGAGGATGGCGCCCTCGAGGCGCGCTTCGGTCGTGCAGCCGACGCCCGCGTCGCCGCCATCGAGAGCACGCTCGACTCACGTTTGCTGGCCCTCGACGCTCTCTACGCCTACGTGGACTCGCGGGACGCGGTGGACCAGGCAGGGCTCGAGCACTTCGCCACCCCCCTGTTCGAGCGCGTGGCCGAGGTGGAAGCGCTGGCCTGGGTGCCACGGGTTGCGGGGGGAGATCGCAAGCACTTCGAAGAGTCGCTCACCGCCGAGATCGGAGACGACGTCTTCGTCCGCAACCTCTCTCGGGATGGCAGCCTGCGGCGCGCGCCCGATGGCGACCAGTTCTACCCCATCGCCAGCACCTTCCCCATCGACCCAAACCGTGACTTGCTGGGACTGAACATCCAGTCGGACCAAGAGCGCTCGGTGGCTCTCCTGCGAGCGCTGTCGAGCGGGACACCCGTGGCCACGGGCCCGCTGACTTCGCTGGTGGCTGAGGAAGGCGACGAGGCGGGGCCCGTGCTGACCGTGTTCGTGCCCATCTACGATGCCTACGCCAGCCGCGCTCGACGGCCGCGCGGAGCGGTGATGGGGGTGTTTCGGGTATCTGACTTGATTCACGAAGCTCTTCGGCTCTTCGCGGACGACATCACGGTCCGGGTCTACGACGTCACCTCCCCCACGAACCGTCGCCTGATGTGGGAAGTCGGCGAGGCGGAGGCCGACGCGCCCTTCAGGCGGGCACGCACCCTCGAGGTCGCCGGCCGGACGTGGCAGGTCTCGAGCGACGCAGGTCCCGGCTACCTCACCGAGGGGCACACCGGGTCGCCCTGGTCCGTGCTCTGGGGCGGCCTCTTGGCCTCCATCGTCCTGACAGCATATGTATCAATCGGCATCCATCGCGCACGGTTGATCGACAACCTGGCACGCGATCTCGACAAGATGTCCCGTGAAGACCCACTCACCGGCATCGCCAACCGGCGCGTCTTCGACATGCGCCTTCGTCGGGAGTGGCAGCAAGGGACCCGCACGGCAGCCCCGCTCTCGCTGCTGATGATCGACATCGACCACTTCAAGCGCTTCAACGACTCGCTGGGCCACCAAGCCGGAGACGCCTGCCTGCAAGCGGTGGCCCAGGTGTTGGCCTCCTCCGCGGCGCGCTCCACGGACCTGCCCGCACGCTATGGCGGCGAGGAATTCTCGGTGATCCTGCCGGTCACGGACGAGGGCGGCGCCGAGCAGGTGGCCAAGACCATCCTCTACCGCGTGCAGCGTCTCGAGGTGTTGCACCCCGACTCGAGCACCGCCCCGCACATCACGGTCAGCATCGGCGTCGCCACGCTGCTGGCCACCGCCGACAAGGCCGAGAGCGAGCTCATCAAGGTGGCCGACCGCGCTCTCTACCGGGCCAAGAAGGAGGGGCGGAACCGGGTGGTAGTGGCCATCCCCTCGGACGCGCTCGACTCTGGCAGCTGA
- a CDS encoding class II fumarate hydratase, whose product VRWLASGPRCGIGELTIPENEPGSSIMPGKVNPTQCEATTMVCVQVFGNDATIGFAGSQGNFELNVFKPVMAYNLLQSVRLLADCSESFEEHCVAGLEPNRTVIEQKLHGSLMLVTALNPHIGYDNAAKVAKHAYKTGGTLKAAAIELGLLTSEQFDAWVKPEDMVGSLKAPQS is encoded by the coding sequence ACGTGCGCTGGCTGGCCAGCGGACCGCGCTGCGGCATCGGCGAGCTCACCATCCCCGAGAACGAGCCGGGCAGCTCCATCATGCCGGGCAAGGTGAACCCCACGCAGTGCGAGGCCACCACCATGGTGTGCGTGCAGGTCTTCGGGAACGACGCCACCATCGGCTTCGCGGGCTCGCAGGGCAACTTCGAGCTCAACGTGTTCAAGCCGGTCATGGCCTACAACCTGCTGCAGTCCGTGCGCCTGCTGGCCGACTGCTCCGAGAGCTTCGAGGAGCACTGCGTGGCCGGCCTCGAGCCCAACCGCACCGTCATCGAGCAGAAGCTGCATGGCTCGCTCATGCTGGTGACCGCCCTCAACCCCCACATCGGCTACGACAACGCGGCCAAGGTGGCCAAGCACGCCTACAAGACCGGCGGCACGCTCAAGGCGGCGGCCATCGAGCTGGGCCTGCTCACATCCGAGCAGTTCGACGCCTGGGTGAAGCCCGAAGACATGGTCGGGTCCCTGAAGGCGCCCCAGTCATGA
- the mnmA gene encoding tRNA 2-thiouridine(34) synthase MnmA: MSGGVDSSVAAALLHEQGHDLIGVTLHLWDASGEEQVGRCCAPEDRDDARRTCEALGIPHYVLDEREAFRRHVVDPFLDEYAAGRTPIPCVQCNRTVKLVHLAELAGRFGATHVATGHYARTTQDGARTRLLRGVDHGKDQSYFLFGLPQHTLARMIFPLGERIKDETRAEGRRLGVPNADKPDSQELCFVPDGDIRGFVSRQRGGTASGTFVDEQGTRLGTHEGIEGFTVGQRKGLGMGGGSEKPRYVLRILLDQRQVVLGDEAALGSRSLVVTDAAWVAGAMPDGPFDASVRVRYRHDPAPARITPTAAGFRADFASPQRAITPGQAAVVYVGDEVVGGGFITEERVPAQQHALV; the protein is encoded by the coding sequence ATGAGCGGCGGCGTGGACTCGTCCGTGGCGGCGGCGCTGCTGCACGAGCAGGGGCACGACCTGATTGGCGTCACGCTGCACCTCTGGGACGCGAGCGGCGAAGAGCAGGTGGGGCGCTGCTGCGCGCCGGAAGACCGCGACGACGCCCGGCGCACTTGCGAGGCGCTGGGCATCCCGCACTACGTGCTGGACGAGCGCGAGGCCTTCCGGCGGCACGTGGTGGACCCCTTCTTGGACGAGTATGCAGCGGGCCGCACCCCCATCCCGTGCGTGCAGTGCAACCGCACCGTGAAGCTGGTGCACCTGGCCGAGCTGGCGGGGCGCTTCGGTGCCACCCACGTAGCCACGGGCCACTATGCACGGACCACCCAGGACGGGGCTCGCACCCGGCTGCTGCGGGGCGTGGACCACGGCAAGGACCAGAGCTACTTCCTCTTCGGGCTGCCGCAACACACCCTCGCGCGCATGATCTTTCCGCTGGGGGAGAGGATCAAGGACGAGACCCGCGCCGAGGGCCGCCGGCTGGGGGTGCCCAACGCCGACAAGCCGGACAGCCAGGAGCTGTGCTTCGTGCCGGACGGGGACATCCGTGGCTTCGTCTCGCGTCAGCGCGGCGGGACGGCGTCTGGCACCTTCGTGGACGAGCAGGGCACCCGCCTCGGCACGCACGAGGGCATCGAGGGCTTCACCGTGGGCCAGCGCAAGGGGCTGGGCATGGGTGGGGGCAGCGAGAAGCCGCGCTATGTGCTGCGCATCCTCCTGGACCAGCGGCAAGTGGTGCTGGGCGACGAGGCCGCGCTCGGCTCGCGCTCGCTGGTGGTCACGGACGCCGCGTGGGTGGCGGGCGCCATGCCAGACGGACCCTTCGATGCGTCGGTGCGCGTGCGGTACCGGCACGACCCTGCGCCCGCTCGCATCACCCCCACCGCAGCGGGCTTCCGTGCGGACTTCGCCTCGCCTCAGCGCGCCATTACACCTGGGCAAGCGGCGGTGGTATACGTCGGGGATGAGGTCGTCGGCGGCGGATTCATCACCGAAGAGCGTGTCCCCGCGCAGCAGCATGCGCTGGTCTGA
- a CDS encoding CopD family protein, which translates to MLTSGVLPLALRALHLVGAILWVGGVAFVGIMALAAATAEIDSQKLARVARIGVLARVTVGMGLAWVAGLLILVPSFGDVYARAGWMHAKLTLILVASALTGVLSGHLRKAANGSVPLSPGKLRGLSSAVLAVATLVVFLAIMKPF; encoded by the coding sequence ATGTTGACCTCGGGTGTCCTTCCGCTGGCGCTGCGCGCCCTCCACCTCGTTGGCGCCATCCTCTGGGTGGGCGGCGTGGCCTTCGTGGGCATCATGGCGCTGGCCGCGGCCACCGCCGAGATCGACTCGCAGAAGCTGGCTCGCGTGGCCCGCATCGGCGTGCTGGCGCGGGTGACCGTGGGCATGGGCCTCGCCTGGGTGGCGGGCCTGCTCATCCTGGTGCCGTCGTTCGGCGACGTGTACGCGCGGGCGGGCTGGATGCACGCCAAGCTCACCCTCATCCTGGTGGCCTCGGCGCTCACCGGTGTGCTGTCGGGGCACCTCCGCAAGGCCGCCAACGGGAGCGTCCCGCTCTCGCCGGGCAAGCTGCGCGGGCTGTCGAGCGCCGTGCTCGCGGTGGCCACGCTGGTCGTGTTCCTCGCCATCATGAAGCCGTTCTGA
- the nrdR gene encoding transcriptional repressor NrdR codes for MRCPFCSKLDNKVIDSRLSQAGEVVRRRRECEGCGRRYTTYERIEQTLPLVVKKDGRRQPYDRVKLLAGLRRACVKRPVSAETLERLLNRLERQLVDIGDPEVSSALLGSKVLGALRDTDPVAYVRFASVYRDFQNAEEFMEELRTLVDESSA; via the coding sequence ATGCGCTGCCCCTTCTGTAGCAAGCTCGACAACAAGGTCATCGACTCACGCCTCTCCCAGGCGGGTGAGGTCGTGCGGCGCCGCCGCGAGTGCGAGGGTTGCGGGCGCCGCTACACCACCTACGAGCGCATCGAGCAGACGCTCCCGCTCGTGGTCAAAAAGGACGGCCGCCGCCAGCCCTACGACCGGGTAAAGCTGCTCGCCGGCCTGCGCCGCGCGTGCGTGAAGCGGCCCGTCTCGGCCGAGACCCTCGAGCGCCTGCTCAACCGCCTCGAGCGCCAGCTGGTGGACATCGGCGACCCGGAGGTGAGCTCCGCGCTCCTGGGAAGCAAGGTGCTGGGTGCCCTGCGCGACACCGACCCAGTGGCCTACGTGCGCTTCGCCAGCGTGTACCGCGACTTCCAGAACGCCGAGGAATTCATGGAAGAGCTGCGCACCCTGGTGGACGAGAGCAGCGCCTGA
- a CDS encoding hybrid sensor histidine kinase/response regulator — protein MATILHIEDDPVNRRLVTKLLSAAGHTVVDAATGLEGIRIAAELVPDLILVDINIPDLDGYEVTLRLRGIPSLATTPIVAITAEGDRETSLAVGCDGFFGKPIDARVFARRIERFIGGKRERGDQASGEARLREKSQQIVARLEAKVRELSEANARLEEMARLRREFLRNVTHELATPMTPVVGYLRLLHNQDLGPLSAAQHKCVEAMTTSTDRLRAVVDLLLDVSTFESGNMQFNTRAFDFLAVAREAVNEVRGLADSLNVELVQEPAATGPAALGDADKIRRAMVHVLDNAVKFSPPHGQVCVAVRPVPGVGSDGLAPRGYAFLVADDGPGVQSAQIERVFEPFYQADGSRTRRHQGVGLGLAFARRVFEAHGGTVTMQSPPTEDVAGQRSRGALVRLVALREGSAAGARGGS, from the coding sequence ATGGCCACCATCCTGCACATCGAAGACGACCCCGTGAACCGGCGCTTGGTCACCAAGCTGCTGAGCGCCGCGGGGCACACGGTGGTGGACGCCGCCACCGGCCTCGAGGGCATTCGCATCGCGGCCGAGTTGGTGCCGGACTTGATCCTGGTGGACATCAACATCCCGGACCTCGACGGCTACGAGGTCACGCTGCGCCTGCGCGGCATTCCCTCGCTGGCCACGACACCCATCGTGGCCATCACGGCCGAGGGGGACCGCGAGACCAGCCTTGCCGTGGGGTGCGACGGCTTCTTCGGCAAGCCCATCGACGCTCGGGTGTTCGCGCGGCGCATCGAGCGCTTCATCGGCGGCAAGCGCGAGCGCGGCGATCAAGCCAGCGGCGAGGCCCGTCTGCGCGAGAAGAGCCAGCAGATCGTGGCGCGTCTCGAGGCCAAGGTGCGCGAGCTGTCGGAGGCAAACGCCCGTCTCGAGGAGATGGCGCGCTTGCGCCGCGAGTTTCTGCGCAACGTCACGCACGAGCTGGCCACGCCCATGACCCCCGTGGTGGGCTACCTGCGGCTGCTGCACAACCAGGACCTCGGCCCGCTGAGCGCGGCGCAACACAAGTGCGTGGAGGCCATGACCACCTCCACGGACCGCCTGCGCGCCGTGGTGGATTTGCTGCTCGACGTGAGCACGTTCGAGTCGGGCAACATGCAGTTCAACACGCGCGCCTTCGACTTCCTCGCCGTCGCGCGCGAGGCGGTCAACGAGGTGCGCGGGCTCGCCGATTCGCTCAACGTGGAGCTCGTGCAGGAGCCGGCCGCCACGGGGCCCGCCGCGCTAGGGGACGCCGACAAGATCCGGCGCGCCATGGTCCACGTCCTGGACAACGCCGTGAAGTTCTCGCCGCCGCACGGTCAGGTGTGCGTGGCGGTGCGCCCGGTCCCGGGGGTGGGCAGCGATGGCCTCGCGCCGCGCGGCTATGCCTTCCTGGTGGCCGATGACGGTCCCGGTGTTCAGTCGGCGCAGATCGAGCGCGTGTTCGAGCCCTTCTACCAGGCCGACGGATCGCGCACGCGGCGCCACCAGGGCGTGGGGCTGGGTCTAGCGTTCGCGCGGCGCGTGTTCGAGGCTCACGGGGGCACCGTCACCATGCAGTCGCCGCCCACCGAGGACGTGGCAGGTCAACGCTCGCGCGGTGCCCTGGTGCGGCTGGTGGCGTTGCGGGAGGGGTCAGCGGCGGGGGCCCGAGGCGGGTCGTGA
- a CDS encoding class I SAM-dependent RNA methyltransferase, whose amino-acid sequence MRAKRPVAQKGGPAAPLPRFVDGRVTQLAMGGDGVVQTELGDVFRAGVFPGERVRLKGLRRQGKLLLAGDAEVLEASAQRRAAPCVHAEACGGCAWMALAPEAQRDARRTLIERALTNARVTPLQPVELDPAGLEQDLGYRSRARMRFEGGVLGYRASGSRRVVPIAHCVVQSDAIASAVTALGAALTAAAAPGGMDVHLGHGERGVVVELRSDGPLPPTVYAAMERLVQHGALQGVGILAGGATSHAVFGDPAEAAVDLTGQPLSVPLAGFSQANPAVNQALVATAVLWAEASGQDTLELYSGSGNLSVALAASGAQLTAVERDEAASALAMRNLAARGLSAKVLTGNAADSPSKRFSRVVLDPPREGAEDAVGRIARVHRPDRIVYVSCDPRTLARDIATLVHSGYQLARVRGFDMFPQTPHVETVALLTRAAPT is encoded by the coding sequence GTGAGGGCCAAGCGGCCCGTTGCGCAGAAGGGTGGTCCCGCTGCGCCGCTCCCGCGCTTCGTGGATGGGCGCGTCACCCAGCTGGCCATGGGCGGCGACGGTGTGGTCCAGACCGAGCTGGGGGACGTGTTCCGCGCGGGGGTGTTCCCCGGCGAGCGGGTGCGTCTGAAGGGTTTGCGTCGGCAGGGAAAGCTGTTGCTGGCGGGGGACGCAGAGGTGCTCGAGGCGTCGGCGCAGCGCCGCGCTGCGCCCTGTGTTCACGCCGAAGCCTGCGGTGGCTGCGCATGGATGGCGCTGGCCCCCGAAGCCCAGCGCGACGCTCGCCGCACGTTGATCGAGCGGGCGCTCACGAACGCACGCGTCACGCCGCTGCAGCCGGTGGAGCTGGACCCGGCCGGGCTCGAACAGGATCTGGGCTATCGCAGCCGCGCACGCATGCGCTTCGAAGGGGGCGTGCTGGGCTACCGAGCGAGCGGGTCGCGGCGGGTGGTCCCCATTGCGCACTGCGTGGTGCAGTCGGACGCCATCGCGTCCGCGGTCACTGCCCTCGGCGCAGCGTTGACGGCCGCCGCGGCTCCAGGCGGGATGGACGTGCACTTGGGCCACGGCGAGCGCGGCGTGGTGGTGGAGCTGCGCAGCGACGGCCCCCTGCCGCCCACGGTCTACGCCGCCATGGAGCGCCTGGTGCAGCACGGCGCGCTGCAGGGCGTGGGGATCCTCGCCGGTGGTGCCACCAGCCACGCGGTCTTCGGCGACCCTGCCGAGGCGGCCGTGGACCTGACGGGGCAACCGCTGAGCGTGCCCCTCGCGGGCTTCTCGCAGGCCAATCCGGCGGTCAATCAGGCGCTGGTGGCCACGGCCGTGCTGTGGGCCGAGGCGAGCGGCCAAGACACCCTCGAGCTGTACTCGGGGAGCGGCAACCTGAGCGTGGCGCTCGCGGCGTCGGGCGCCCAGCTCACCGCCGTCGAGCGCGATGAGGCTGCGTCCGCGCTCGCCATGCGGAACCTGGCCGCGCGTGGCCTGAGCGCCAAGGTGCTCACCGGCAATGCGGCCGACTCGCCCAGCAAGCGCTTCTCGCGGGTGGTGCTGGACCCCCCGCGCGAGGGTGCAGAGGACGCCGTGGGCCGCATTGCCCGCGTGCACCGCCCAGACCGCATCGTCTACGTCTCGTGCGACCCGCGCACCCTGGCGCGGGACATCGCCACGCTGGTTCACTCGGGCTACCAACTGGCCCGTGTGCGGGGCTTCGACATGTTCCCCCAGACGCCCCACGTCGAGACCGTGGCGCTGCTCACGCGTGCCGCTCCGACTTGA
- a CDS encoding tetratricopeptide repeat protein → MLPHRFVVLVCLSLVGLGWLPSRAHAQAALTDPDLTRRREARMERELARGRAQAAAGHTALAQRHFEDAMRANPSAPQPYLELGRAFLLLQRPADAITILEAGRLRAPDDTALVAALADALVASAREQDALRLLREATRRHREHVDLQHRRGALAQSVGAWSEAADAYAALLDLAETGEAVPPEVVARAAATLRALGIVLEEGHPRAHRCDAPGTTAAERWERALADCAPNGS, encoded by the coding sequence GTGCTGCCCCACCGCTTCGTCGTTCTCGTGTGTCTCAGCCTCGTGGGCCTGGGGTGGCTCCCCAGCCGTGCGCACGCGCAAGCCGCGCTGACCGACCCGGACCTCACGCGCCGCAGGGAGGCCCGCATGGAGCGTGAGCTCGCGCGGGGTCGTGCCCAGGCGGCGGCCGGCCACACGGCGCTCGCCCAGCGTCACTTCGAAGACGCCATGCGGGCCAACCCATCCGCGCCACAGCCTTATCTCGAGCTGGGGCGCGCCTTCCTGCTGCTCCAGCGCCCCGCCGACGCCATCACCATCCTCGAGGCGGGCCGGCTCCGGGCGCCCGACGACACCGCGCTGGTAGCAGCGTTGGCAGATGCCCTCGTGGCTAGCGCGCGCGAGCAAGACGCGCTCCGCCTGTTGCGTGAAGCCACCCGGCGTCATCGCGAGCACGTGGACCTGCAGCACCGTCGCGGCGCGCTGGCCCAGTCCGTGGGTGCTTGGTCGGAAGCGGCCGACGCTTACGCCGCCCTGCTGGACCTCGCCGAGACGGGAGAAGCCGTCCCCCCCGAGGTCGTGGCGCGAGCCGCGGCCACCCTGCGAGCGCTGGGAATCGTGCTGGAGGAAGGGCACCCCCGCGCGCATCGCTGCGACGCCCCTGGCACCACCGCTGCCGAGCGCTGGGAGCGCGCCCTGGCGGATTGCGCGCCCAACGGCTCCTGA
- a CDS encoding aminotransferase class V-fold PLP-dependent enzyme, whose product MIYLDHHAATPLVAAAERAMAEARERAWANPSSVHAAGRDARALLERAREQVAAAVGAKAADIVLTSGGTEACNLGVHGLLQRPGGRQRATLTALEHPAVRAAAEAEGTVTVVGSPADAWPTAEQVVSRMEPGDVLAAQWVNHETGVVLPVHAWAEQARARGATVFVDATQALGKLPVNLDDAPFDAVAFAGQKVGGPAGTGALWVRRGVQLGALLRGGGQERGRRPGTPNVLGHVGFGAACAALHVSPLSLTAVGALRDRLEAHALSLGGMVNGAPLQRVPTVTQVAFRGQRADVLVAALDVEGVCASAGAACSSGLTEPIKAVLALHPAEPWRATASVRFSLSHTTSAHEVELAMAALTRVLTRV is encoded by the coding sequence GTGATCTACCTCGACCACCACGCGGCGACCCCGCTCGTGGCGGCGGCGGAGCGGGCCATGGCAGAGGCGCGCGAGCGCGCGTGGGCGAACCCATCGAGCGTGCACGCCGCAGGTCGCGACGCGCGGGCGCTGCTGGAGCGCGCGCGCGAGCAGGTGGCCGCGGCCGTGGGCGCGAAGGCCGCGGACATCGTGCTGACCAGCGGGGGCACCGAGGCGTGCAACTTGGGGGTGCACGGGCTCTTGCAGCGGCCGGGTGGTCGGCAGCGAGCCACTCTCACCGCGCTCGAACACCCGGCGGTGCGAGCCGCAGCCGAGGCCGAGGGGACCGTCACCGTCGTGGGCAGCCCCGCCGACGCGTGGCCCACGGCGGAGCAAGTGGTGTCCCGGATGGAGCCGGGCGACGTGCTGGCCGCGCAGTGGGTCAACCACGAGACCGGGGTGGTCCTGCCCGTGCACGCCTGGGCCGAGCAGGCGCGTGCCCGCGGCGCCACGGTCTTCGTGGACGCGACCCAGGCCCTCGGAAAGCTCCCGGTCAATCTCGATGACGCCCCGTTCGACGCGGTGGCCTTCGCTGGGCAGAAAGTGGGTGGTCCCGCAGGCACCGGCGCGCTGTGGGTGCGCCGCGGAGTGCAGCTCGGTGCGCTCCTCCGCGGAGGCGGGCAAGAGCGTGGGCGACGCCCTGGCACGCCCAACGTGCTGGGCCACGTGGGGTTCGGCGCGGCGTGCGCAGCGTTGCACGTGAGTCCGCTCTCGCTCACCGCCGTAGGGGCACTGCGCGACAGGCTGGAGGCCCACGCGCTATCGCTCGGCGGCATGGTCAACGGGGCCCCCTTGCAGCGGGTACCCACGGTGACGCAGGTGGCGTTCCGCGGGCAGCGCGCCGACGTGCTGGTGGCCGCGCTGGACGTGGAGGGGGTGTGTGCCTCGGCCGGGGCCGCCTGCTCGAGCGGCCTGACCGAGCCCATCAAGGCCGTGCTGGCGCTGCACCCGGCGGAGCCCTGGCGGGCGACCGCGTCCGTGCGCTTCAGTCTGTCGCACACCACCAGCGCCCACGAGGTGGAGCTCGCGATGGCCGCGCTGACCCGGGTGCTCACGCGCGTCTGA